A region of the Longimicrobium sp. genome:
GCGGCGTAGTAGCTGGCCGCGGCCTGGTACCCGTTGTTGAATTCCGAGTCCCAGCCCGTCAGTGCTCCCGTTCGTTCGTAGGCCGCTGCTGCCTCTAGGTGCTTCCCCAAGTTGCTCTTTACCTGAGCGAGCAACCGCCATGTGAAGGGATCTCGCGCATAATCTCGCACGAGCGTCTCCAGCAGGGGCTCTGCTTCTTGCCAGTTCTTGGCGGCGTGTAATGCCTGCGCACGCGTTCGCGCGTCGTAGTAGGCGACTCCATCCTTTGGCGTGTGCAGCAACACGAACGGAGATTGCCCCGAGTAGGGGTCGTAGATTGGCGAAGGATCAACAACCTGCGCGGGGGCGACACTACTCCAGAGGATAGACGCTGCAACAATGGGCACGGATCGAAAAACTTTCACGAGACACTCCTGGATGTAAGTCGCGGGAATCAGGAGTCGCCGCTGCATCCTTTTTGCCCGCGGACCGTAGATCGGTGACTTGGCTGCGCAGGCGCCTACAGCTCCGCCTTGATGGCGACCCCTGAGGAAAAAGCTCGTGGGGTCACACCGTTTCTTCAACTACGTTGAGGTGAGTGGCGTTGATTCCGTGGCGGAATCTCTCGAAGCGGGGGTGGGCATCGCCGAACGGGGTACTCGGCACCGAGTGACGGATTGCCGGCAGAGCGCCAGGTCAGCAGCCGAACGCTTGCTGGATCACGGTGCGGTAGCGTCGGCTCGACGTCAGTTTGGAACCATCCACCAGCATGAACAGGAATTCGCCCATACCCCAGGATTCAATGCCTGTCACACGGTCGACGTTCAGGATGATTGACCGGTGGATGCGAATGAATCGCTGCGGATCGAGCATGTCCTCCATCTCGCGCATCGTCGAGCGCATGGAGTACACGCCGTGGTTGGTCCTAAGAAGTACATTGTTGTTGTCAGCTTCCACGGAGTTGATCTCTGCGACTCTCACAAGCGTGTACCTGGTTCCCTGGCGCACCGCGATGCGCTCCCGGTATCCTCGTGTCGTTGCGGCCGGTTCCGCGAGGGACGCCAATACCTGCTCGGAAATCTGCTGACCCCTGGGTTTCCCGATCCACTGCCGTGCGCGCGTGACGGCGGCGCTCAGCCGCTCCGCGCTGATGGGCTTTAAAAGGTAGTCTATTGCATGAACCTCGAAGGCCTTCATCGCGTACTCGTCGAACGCGGTCGCAAAGATCACCGCCGGCATCCGGTCGGCACCGACCGTGGTGATGACGTCGATCCCACTGCAGTTCGGCATCTGCACGTCGAGCAGCACGAGGTCCGGCTGCGTGCACTCGATCAACTCGATGGCAGAGGCGCCATCACACGCTTCACCCACAACCGTGATCCCAGGTTCTGACTCGAGCAAGACACGAAGGCGCTCGCGTGCGAGGCTCTCATCGTCAACGATCAGAACTCTAAACTCATCCATTCGTGGCTTCTCTCGTATGCCCGAGCCGGCTCTCGGTTGGCCTGGTCTGCTGGGTGCGCCCATCGATCGAGCCGGAGACCGTCTGATGAAACGGGATGCGGATTAGCACTTCGAATCCACGGTCCGCGGCGCTGCGACTCTCAAGCTGTGCGTTTGCGCCGTACAGCACTGCCAGGCGACTTCGCACATTGGCGAATCCCACCTGGGTACTGGTGCGGTCAGGCGTAGTCTGCATTCCAGCTCCATCATCGATGACCGACAAGGCGAGCATGGTCCCGCCCTCCACCAGGGCCGAGCGGACTTCTACCCGGCCACCGTTGCTTTTCGCCACGCTGTGGCGGATGGAATTCTCCACGAGAGGCTGAAGCAGCAGGTTCGGCACGAAGGCCCACCGCGTGTCGTCAGGGATGTGAAATACCACCTGCAGGTTCGGAAACCGGACCGCTTCGATGGCCGCGTACAACTTGAGCGTTTCCACCTCCTCGTCCAGCGTGATCTCGCTACGAACGCTCTGCGCAACGGC
Encoded here:
- a CDS encoding LytTR family DNA-binding domain-containing protein, which codes for MDEFRVLIVDDESLARERLRVLLESEPGITVVGEACDGASAIELIECTQPDLVLLDVQMPNCSGIDVITTVGADRMPAVIFATAFDEYAMKAFEVHAIDYLLKPISAERLSAAVTRARQWIGKPRGQQISEQVLASLAEPAATTRGYRERIAVRQGTRYTLVRVAEINSVEADNNNVLLRTNHGVYSMRSTMREMEDMLDPQRFIRIHRSIILNVDRVTGIESWGMGEFLFMLVDGSKLTSSRRYRTVIQQAFGC